A window from Plasmodium relictum strain SGS1 genome assembly, chromosome: 7 encodes these proteins:
- a CDS encoding XPA binding protein 1, putative has translation MWYGQLVIGPPGSGKSTYVAGVDHILKQINRKTLIINLDPFIENDIYKGDINISELVDIDKVFSDLELGPNGTLIYCMEYLLANFDWLEEKLKANKDCYLIIDTPGQVELYTHNDALKNIVHKLSKLNCRLASVHIVDSTLCSDNYKYISSLLLSLCSQIHLELPHVNVFSKIDLLKYFKNDLNFPISYYVEAQNLNQLMLYAKYQNYSSSDSDDDFVSNIKNNLNDANIKNTKKNYNKYSKKFLKLNEYICETVEDYNLINFALLDIQDKYSVLKLLKIIDGANGFRFSSIYSEYSLFDTYVESIEYDCDDIQEKIIDVSDSEIVKSLNRENEHE, from the coding sequence aTGTGGTATGGTCAATTAGTAATTGGACCACCTGGATCAGGAAAATCAACTTATGTAGCTGGAGTGGACCATATATTAAAACAGATAAATAGAAAAACacttataataaatttagatccatttattgaaaatgatatataCAAAGGtgatataaatataagtGAGTTAGTTGATATAGATAAGGTATTTTCAGATTTAGAATTAGGACCCAATGGAACCCTAATTTATTGTATGGAATATTTGCTTGCTAACTTTGATTGGctagaagaaaaattaaaagcaaATAAGGATTGCTATTTAATTATTGATACTCCAGGACAAGTAGAATTATATACACACAATGATGCTTTAAAAAACATTGTTCATAAGTTAAGTAAATTAAACTGTAGATTAGCATCAGTTCATATTGTTGATAGTACTTTGTGCTcagataattataaatacatTAGTTCTTTACTTTTATCATTATGTAGTCAAATACATTTAGAATTACCACATGTTAATGTTTTTTCTAAGATAgatcttttaaaatattttaaaaatgatttgAATTTTCCTATAAGTTATTATGTAGAAGCTCAAAATCTAAATCAACTAATGCTATATGCAAAATACCAAAATTACTCTTCTTCTGATTCAGATGATGATTTTGTttctaatataaaaaataatttaaatgatgctaatataaagaatacaaaaaaaaattataacaagtattcaaagaaatttttaaaattaaatgaatatatatgtGAAACGGTGGAAGATTAtaacttaataaattttgcCTTATTAGATATACAAGACAAATATAGTGttcttaaattattaaaaataattgacGGAGCTAATGGGTTTAGGTTTAGTTCAATATACTCAGAATATAGTCTGTTTGATACTTACGTAGAATCAATTGAATACGATTGTGATGATAttcaagaaaaaataattgatgTTTCTGATAGTGAAATTGTTAAATCCTTAAATAGAGAAAATGAACATGAGTAA
- the PRP43 gene encoding pre-mRNA-splicing factor ATP-dependent RNA helicase PRP43, putative → MSEIENKTEKHLEKKNISKNSLNVNENSKKKRTNILNEENKKKVKINNGVEDNESEFFIEKQSKVNDFNYSKNNTTVSNSIDDSNKNIKDKYLSSDDNNKDNYKNKSKNKKNANSDNMNYNNNSTINNGCTHNNSNNASSYNNYNKNNKECDKKIIDEINMINGIKEKESNTNEDLLINKLTNKRYSSRYFELLEEKKKLPAWNAKKNFLKLFKKNDILIIVGDTGSGKTTQISQFVLESKFSEKKSIAVTQPRRVAAMSVATRVSEELDVELGTYVGYTIRFEDRSSSKTIIKYLTDGMLLRESMSDPMLKRYNTIILDEAHERTLATDILFGVIKNILEKRNDLKLIVMSATLDAEKFQNFFNGSKILNIPGRLFPVEIFYTLQAEKDYIKVVIRTVYDIHVNEEEGDILVFLTGEEEIEMTKKEIEKVVSRNVNVGQLVVLPLYSSLPSAQQQKIFEPAPKPRFKGDKMGRKCILATNIAETSITIDGIVYVIDPGFSKQKVYNPRARIESLLIAPISKASAQQRAGRAGRTKPGKCFRLYTEKCYEQTLPEQTYPEILRSNLGSVVLNLKKLGIDDLVHFDFMDPPAPETLMRALEQLNYLGALDDEGDLTDKGHLMSEFPVDPQLAKVLIESPNYFCSSEILSIAAMLSVPNCFLRPKVKGKEADEMKTRFSHLDGDHLTLLNVFHAYVKHSLVDVNSSKKFCYEYFLNHRAMTSAQNVRNQLLRIMERLNLKIISINPSSPEYYVNIRKALLSGFYQQVAYKTSKGYYITVKDIQIVTLHPSTFFQVNPEWVIYHELLLTTKNFIRTVTKIEGKWLLEIAYNYYALEDLQNSEAKNELKMLLKKK, encoded by the coding sequence atgagtgaaatagaaaataaaactGAAAAACATTTggagaaaaaaaacatatctaaaaattcattaaatgtaaatgaaaattcaaaaaaaaaaagaacaaataTCTTAAAtgaggaaaataaaaaaaaagttaaaataaataatggaGTTGAAGACAATGAATCAGAATTCTTTATTGAAAAACAAAGCAAAGTTaatgattttaattataGTAAGAATAATACAACAGTAAGTAATAGCATTGATGattcaaataaaaacataaaagataaatatttaaGTAGTGATGATAATAACAAGGATaattataagaataaaagtaaaaataaaaagaatgcTAATTCTGATAATatgaattataataataatagtactATTAATAATGGTTGTACTCataataatagtaacaaTGCTAGtagttataataattataataaaaataataaagaatgtgacaaaaaaataatagatgaAATTAACATGATAAATGGAATTAAAGAAAAGGAAAGTAATACAAATGAAGATTtactaataaataaattaacaaataaaagatatagtTCAAgatattttgaattattagAAGAGAAAAAGAAGTTACCAGCATGGAACGCTAAAAAgaatttcttaaaattatttaagaaaaatgatattttaattatcGTTGGTGATACAGGAAGTGGGAAAACAACCCAAATTTCTCAATTTGTATTAGAATCTAAATTTTCAGAAAAAAAGTCAATAGCTGTGACTCAACCAAGAAGGGTAGCAGCTATGAGTGTAGCTACAAGAGTATCCGAAGAGTTAGACGTAGAACTAGGAACATATGTTGGATATACAATTAGGTTTGAAGATAGATCTAGTAGTAAaactataataaaatatctaACGGATGGAATGCTATTAAGAGAATCAATGAGTGATCCTATGCTGAAAAGATATAATACTATAATATTAGATGAAGCGCATGAAAGAACATTAGCTACAGATATTTTATTTGGTGTTATCAAAAATATTctagaaaaaagaaatgatttaaaattaatagttATGTCTGCAACATTAGATGCagaaaaatttcaaaatttttttaatggaTCCAAAATTCTGAACATACCAGGTAGATTGTTTCCTgtagaaatattttatactCTTCAAGCAGAGAAAGATTATATAAAAGTAGTGATAAGAACAGTTTATGATATTCATGTGAACGAAGAAGAAGGAGATATTTTGGTTTTTTTAACAGGTGAAGAGGAAATAGAAATgactaaaaaagaaattgaaaAGGTAGTATCTAGAAATGTGAATGTAGGTCAATTGGTGGTATTACCCTTATATTCTTCCTTGCCATCGGCACaacaacaaaaaattttCGAACCTGCACCAAAACCTAGATTTAAAGGAGATAAAATGGGAAGAAAATGTATACTTGCAACTAACATAGCTGAAACATCCATAACTATTGATGGAATTGTTTATGTCATTGATCCAGGTTTTTCAAAGCAAAAAGTGTATAATCCAAGAGCTAGAATAgaatctttattaattgcacCAATATCAAAAGCTTCAGCTCAACAAAGAGCTGGAAGAGCAGGAAGAACAAAACCAGGAAAGTGCTTTCGATTATATACTGAAAAATGTTATGAACAAACTTTGCCTGAACAAACATATCCAGAAATATTACGATCTAATTTAGGGTCTGTTGTATTAAATCTAAAGAAATTAGGAATAGATGATTTAGTTCATTTTGATTTTATGGATCCTCCAGCACCTGAAACTTTAATGAGAGCACTAGAACAGTTGAATTATTTAGGAGCATTAGACGATGAAGGAGATTTAACTGATAAGGGGCATTTAATGTCAGAATTTCCTGTAGATCCTCAACTAGCTAAAGTATTAATTGAATCTcctaattatttttgttctAGTGAAATACTAAGTATTGCTGCCATGCTATCTGTTCCTAATTGCTTTTTAAGACCAAAAGTAAAGGGTAAAGAGGCAGATGAAATGAAAACAAGATTTTCTCATTTAGATGGTGATCATTTAACTTTACTTAATGTGTTTCATGCATATGTAAAACACTCTTTAGTTGATGTCAATtcatcaaaaaaattttgctatgaatactttttaaatcatAGAGCTATGACATCTGCCCAAAATGTTAGAAATCAATTATTAAGAATTATGGAAAggttaaatttaaaaattatatccaTTAACCCTTCTAGCCCAGAGTATTATGTAAATATTAGAAAAGCATTATTAAGTGGATTTTACCAGCAGGTGGCATATAAAACAAGTAAAGGCTATTATATAACTGTTAAAGATATTCAAATTGTTACACTACATCCTTCTACTTTTTTTCAAGTAAATCCTGAATGGGTTATATATCATGAACTTTTATTAACAaccaaaaattttataaggACTGTAACTAAAATAGAAGGGAAATGGCTACTTGAAATAgcttataattattatgcCTTAGAAGATCTTCAAAATAGTGAAGCAAAAAATGAACTTAAAATGTTacttaaaaagaaatag
- the OGG1 gene encoding N-glycosylase/DNA lyase, putative, which produces MKIYHIFLILAINYIYICKYINKNNQKTLNKISSTHEKKYNLKIEKMTKKNSFKIKKENIMNRKILNPQINSYTFLNNIKIAKKNKLVKISDNNLLKRKIKEEEIYTFQEKNNEAKNVYESKDLYYVIKNYEKNWYTLNVTKNDLQLMYCFLIGQEFCFSEVECNTYIGLINNKIFLFKETENNILYQCLYDNKINLLRKRINMKTLNHFNNDRDNKYEKELQDFFNLQFPLEKNIETWKKKDKRMNEISDKIRGLRILKADPIESFFAFICSTNNNIPRITLMIDCLRRRYGIFLATVIFQNNDIIIKTRKEMEYKNGKIEINSDVKKIYYENIKIKKENYENLKKNMETENDKNINKHITNYSYKSIKENVKTENDEHININIKKNSCKSIKKNIEIESDKYIKNDVQSGKDEFVYDDNKIFYENIKKKIKEERKMKIFDFYEFPKIEILSKLKEEDLRSLGFGYRSNYVIESAKMLTKMGNEKWIEDLRKEEKTKNCIDKLMKFPGIGLKVANCICLFGLNKFDCIPIDTHIYDIIYKYYNNLIENIDKNDLHVNKNTKEKANNIQIKNPQILNNVNKNNKKNCLQNVKQKKKALTKSLYIKLFTKLKNIFGPNCGWAQTILFVSELKKFDHLFE; this is translated from the coding sequence atgaaaatttatcatatttttttgattttagcaataaattatatatatatttgcaaatatattaacaaaaataatcaaaaaacattaaataaaataagtagtACCCATGAAAAGAAatacaatttaaaaattgaaaaaatgacgaaaaaaaattcctttaaaattaaaaaagaaaatattatgaatagaaaaattttaaaccCCCAAATTAATAGctatacatttttaaataatattaaaattgctaaaaaaaataaattagttAAGATTAGTGATAATAATTTACTGAAAAGGAAGATAAAAGAAGAGGAGATATATACATttcaagaaaaaaacaaTGAAGCAAAAAATGTATATGAATCAAAAGACTTATactatgtaataaaaaattatgaaaaaaattggTATACCTTAAATGTTACTAAAAACGATTTACAGTTAATGTACTGTTTCCTGATAGGACAGGAATTTTGTTTTAGTGAAGTTGAATGCAACACGTACATTggattaataaataataaaatatttttatttaaagaaacggaaaataatattttgtatCAATGCCtatatgataataaaattaatttacttaggaaaagaattaatatgaAAACATTAAACCATTTCAATAATGACAGagataataaatatgaaaaggAACTGCaagatttttttaatttacaatttcctttagaaaaaaatatagaaacatggaaaaaaaaagataaaaggATGAATGAAATATCTGATAAAATAAGGGGGCTAAGAATATTAAAAGCAGATCCAATTGAATCTTTTTTCGCTTTTATATGTTcaactaataataatataccAAGAATAACATTGATGATTGATTGCTTGAGAAGGCGTTATGGAATATTTCTTGCTACagtaatttttcaaaataatgatataattataaagacTAGAAAAGAAATGGAATACAAAAATGGTAAGATTGAAATAAATTCagatgtaaaaaaaatatattacgaaaatataaaaataaaaaaagagaattatgagaatttaaagaaaaatatggaGACAGagaatgataaaaatataaataagcaTATTACAAATTATAGCTATAAAAgcataaaagaaaatgttaAAACTGAAAATGAtgaacatataaatataaacataaaaaaaaatagttgcaaaagtataaaaaaaaatatagaaatagaaagtgataaatatataaagaatgaTGTGCAAAGTGGGAAAGATGAATTTGTATACgatgataataaaatattttatgaaaatataaaaaaaaaaataaaagaagaaagaaaaatgaaaatttttgaCTTTTACGAATTTCCCAAAATCGaaattttatctaaattaaaagaagaagatTTAAGAAGTTTAGGATTTGGTTACAGAAGTAACTATGTTATAGAAAGTGCAAAAATGTTAACAAAAATGGGAAATGAGAAATGGATAGAAGATTTaagaaaagaagaaaaaactaaaaattgcatagataaattaatgaaatttcCTGGTATAGGCTTAAAAGTAGCTAACTGTATTTGCCTTTTTGGGTTAAATAAATTTGATTGTATACCCATAGATACTCATATTTatgatattatttataaatattataataacttaatagaaaatatagataaaaatgatttacatgtaaataaaaacacaaaagaaaaagcaaataatatacaaataaaaaatccacaaattttaaataatgtaaataaaaataataaaaaaaattgtttacaaaatgtaaaacaaaaaaaaaaagctttaacgaaatcattatatataaaattatttacaaaactcaaaaatatatttggcCCTAATTGTGGATGGGCACAAACAATTCTTTTTGTAtctgaattaaaaaaatttgaccATTTATttgaatga
- a CDS encoding methyltransferase, putative produces MSELHKLSYWEEIYRNEKKNYEESSIELGEWFEENCDKIINWIETNFKEQKNITVLDIGCGNGLFLHKLYEKGFFNLHGLDFSKTAIEIAQKLFNGTNIHLEVLDICNIEKEIHKSKLNKNYNLLNDKGTFDIFFMNKKENEYFKQVSFFLQINTVFCITSCNACKEEILQIINNFNENNSKFKLSLIDEILYETISFSGKTGQIITTLIFRCL; encoded by the coding sequence atgtcagAACTGCACAAGTTAAGTTACTGGgaagaaatatatagaaatgaaaaaaaaaattatgaagaatCAAGCATTGAATTAGGAGAATGGTTTGAAGAAAATTGTGACAAAATAATAAACTGGATTGAAACTAATTtcaaagaacaaaaaaatataacagtTCTTGATATTGGATGTGGGAATggattatttttacataaattatatgaaaaaggattttttaatttacacGGTTTGGATTTTTCAAAAACTGCCATAGAAATAGCTCAAAAGCTATTTAATGGGACAAATATACATTTAGAAGTTTTAGATATATGTAACATTGAAAAAGAGATACATAAatcaaaattaaataaaaattataatttattaaatgataaGGGAACATTtgacatattttttatgaataaaaaagaaaatgaatacTTTAAACaagtttcttttttcttacaAATTAATACTGTTTTTTGTATTACTTCATGTAACGCTTGTAAAGAGGAAATATTgcaaattattaataattttaatgaaaataattctaaATTTAAACTATCATTAATTGATGAAATATTATATGAAACCATATCATTCTCAGGAAAGACTGGTCAAATCATCActactttaatttttagatgcctataa
- the HoMu gene encoding RNA-binding protein musashi, putative codes for MTSEENINYNSNRSNTSSSQDKKSIEEQNSDDKSVKDDESEAEKLRRLIAPLSKEQLIDILATSAIIHQDIRDKCNEAVASSPSTRRLMVRNIPFSTRDEQFLKYFETFGEIEDGIIVREKEGRSKGYGFVTFKYVDSVQNCLKSSHTLDNKELQVRLVADPFTDHYQNKLFVRNLSQKTNVGTLRSIFEKYGKLEECVIIHDNEGKSKGYGFLTFSSPKEAFKVMQQPERIIDNRVVFLHFAVSQNYKKYQNNQNYVKKHQNYNYFQKNNINNRNNFVRRTPIYHHENETPNTFNYPVSFVPNIYTNVPHGYQINYPGNLDSFNAFYNNPRY; via the coding sequence atgacgtctgaagaaaatattaattataattcaaATCGTTCAAATACAAGTTCATCACaggataaaaaaagtattgaAGAACAAAATTCGGACGATAAGTCAGTAAAGGATGATGAATCAGAAGCAGAAAAACTTAGAAGATTAATTGCACCATTATCAAAAGAACAATTAATAGATATTTTGGCAACATCAGCTATAATTCACCAAGATATACGTGATAAATGTAATGAAGCTGTTGCTTCATCTCCTTCAACTAGGAGATTAATGGTTCGTAATATCCCATTCAGTACACGTGATGAACAATTCttgaaatattttgaaaCTTTTGGGGAGATAGAAGATGGAATAATTGTTAGGGAAAAAGAAGGAAGATCTAAAGGTTATGGCTTTGTTACTTTTAAATATGTTGATTCTGTCCAAAATTGCTTAAAAAGTAGCCATACATTAGACAATAAAGAATTACAAGTTCGATTAGTAGCCGATCCTTTCACAGATCATtatcaaaataaattatttgttcGTAATTTGTCACAAAAAACCAATGTGGGAACATTGCGTtcaatttttgaaaaatacgGAAAACTGGAAGAATGCGTAATAATACATGACAATGAAGGAAAATCAAAAGGATATGGTTTTTTAACGTTTTCTTCTCCCAAAGAAGCTTTTAAAGTAATGCAACAACCTGAGCGCATCATTGATAATAGAGTAGTGTTTTTACATTTTGCAGTTTCACaaaactataaaaaatatcaaaataatcaaaattatgtaaaaaaacatcaaaattacaattattttcaaaaaaataacataaataatCGTAATAATTTTGTTAGAAGAACTCCTATATATCATCATGAAAATGAAACACCAAATACTTTTAATTATCCAGTATCATTTGTCCCCAATATATATACTAATGTACCACATGGCTATCAAATTAATTATCCAGGTAATTTAGATTCTTTTAATGCTTTCTATAATAATCCACggtattaa